A stretch of Candidatus Angelobacter sp. DNA encodes these proteins:
- a CDS encoding alpha/beta hydrolase: MNKTLLLASVALPWSFACANAQEPVKSPAPTSLGQSHFASFGTNKVHYVTTGKGDHTLVLVHCWSGNLGFWREQVPALAGRARLILVDLPGHGQSDKPHTNYTMDFFAGAVLAVMRDAHVDKAALVGHSMGAPVICRVYKRAPEKVAALVAVDGFLHRPAMKPEQAQQFVAPFRAPEYRENTRQGMAMLFPVPGTEALRDRVISELLATPQYVMVGAMEGMFGADQPDWDVKKATVPVLVINAPNPMWNDDYKEYVRSLSPKTDYRTIDGVGHWLMLEKPAEFNTLLTEMLKKYDLIAK, from the coding sequence ATGAACAAAACCTTGCTCCTTGCATCCGTTGCCCTGCCCTGGTCGTTCGCCTGCGCGAACGCTCAGGAGCCGGTCAAATCACCCGCTCCGACTTCACTCGGCCAGTCTCACTTCGCCTCCTTCGGCACGAACAAGGTCCATTACGTCACGACCGGCAAAGGCGATCACACCCTCGTGCTGGTCCACTGCTGGTCCGGAAATCTTGGTTTCTGGCGCGAGCAGGTGCCGGCGCTCGCGGGGCGCGCTCGGCTCATCCTCGTTGACCTGCCCGGCCACGGCCAAAGCGACAAGCCGCACACCAATTACACCATGGACTTTTTTGCCGGCGCGGTGCTGGCCGTGATGCGCGACGCGCATGTGGACAAAGCCGCGCTTGTTGGCCACAGCATGGGCGCGCCAGTCATCTGCCGCGTTTACAAGCGGGCGCCGGAAAAGGTCGCCGCCCTCGTGGCGGTGGACGGATTCCTCCACCGGCCGGCGATGAAACCGGAGCAAGCCCAACAATTCGTCGCGCCATTCCGTGCGCCGGAATATCGCGAGAATACGAGGCAAGGCATGGCCATGCTGTTTCCGGTCCCCGGAACCGAGGCGTTGCGCGACCGCGTCATCTCCGAATTGCTCGCCACGCCGCAATACGTGATGGTCGGCGCCATGGAAGGAATGTTCGGCGCGGACCAGCCGGACTGGGACGTGAAAAAGGCAACTGTGCCCGTGCTGGTCATCAATGCGCCCAACCCGATGTGGAACGATGATTACAAGGAATACGTCCGCTCGCTCTCACCGAAGACGGACTATCGCACGATCGACGGCGTGGGCCACTGGCTCATGCTGGAGAAACCGGCCGAATTCAACACCCTCCTCACGGAGATGTTGAAAAAATATGATTTGATTGCGAAGTGA
- a CDS encoding DUF4038 domain-containing protein, which translates to MNVLKQALVIPLAAGLFAHLASAAGAPVYPVKPGPGGRCLVDQNNTPFLLIGDSPQALIVNISEAEADAFFADRSAHGFNSVWINLLCANYTGGRTNASTFDGIVPFTGTIPSKTSYDLTMTNEAYFARVDRILNLAARHGIQVLLDPAETGSFLSVMRDNGTNKCRAYGQFLGNRYQSFPNIIWMSGNDFQSWRTAGDDAVVLAVALGIRDNDTRHLHTTELDYLVSSSLDDTNWNSVLGLNATYTYFPTYARLLQDYNRPNPLPTFLVEANYEFENLQGPVTTAPILRKQEYWTMTSGACGQMYGNGYTWPFKSGWQGNLDTPGATQIGYLKQFFEARAWHLLVPDTNHTIVTSGYGTFASTGHVSDNDYLTAARTPDGSLIVIYTPVVRQFTVDMSRSGAAATTRWFDPSSGTFVPISGSPFANSGTRDFTPPGNNTDGDGGWVLVLETNPPPDPPPPPPQPKFVQQNYATPQTPQTQVSVLYPNAQTAGNANILAIGWNDTNAFINAVSDSAGNVYQGAVPLFRGDGMSQAVYFAVNIPGGTNAVTVAFDRPAAFIDLRVTEYSGLRRTNVVDAGSSAAGIGASADSGSLNTTSTNDLLFAAGMTATTFTAPGSGFTQRVITLPDADIVADKVSAAVGAYNASATLSSGAWLMQLAAFKPALPPDAPVLRAFLTSSNTVAISWPSSSAGFILQSADSFSAANWLPATELVGTNNSQFETLVLLSRTERYFRLLKP; encoded by the coding sequence ATGAATGTTCTCAAACAGGCGCTCGTAATTCCGCTCGCCGCCGGTCTGTTCGCTCATCTCGCGTCCGCTGCCGGCGCGCCGGTTTATCCCGTGAAGCCCGGACCCGGCGGGCGGTGTCTCGTGGATCAAAACAACACGCCGTTTCTGCTCATCGGCGATTCGCCCCAGGCGTTGATCGTCAATATCTCAGAAGCCGAGGCCGACGCCTTTTTCGCGGACCGCAGCGCGCACGGGTTCAACAGCGTCTGGATCAATCTGCTGTGCGCCAACTACACGGGAGGACGAACGAACGCCAGCACGTTCGACGGAATTGTGCCGTTCACCGGCACGATCCCGTCCAAAACCTCCTACGACCTGACAATGACCAACGAGGCCTACTTCGCGCGCGTGGACCGCATCCTCAATCTGGCGGCCCGGCACGGGATTCAAGTGCTGCTCGATCCCGCTGAAACCGGCAGTTTCCTTTCGGTAATGCGCGACAACGGCACGAACAAATGCCGCGCCTACGGGCAATTCCTCGGCAACCGTTACCAGAGCTTTCCCAACATCATCTGGATGAGCGGAAATGATTTTCAGAGCTGGCGCACTGCCGGCGACGATGCCGTGGTCCTCGCGGTCGCGCTCGGCATCCGTGACAACGACACCCGCCACCTTCACACCACCGAACTGGATTATCTTGTGAGCAGTTCTCTGGACGACACGAATTGGAATTCGGTCCTCGGCCTGAACGCCACCTACACCTATTTCCCCACCTACGCGCGCCTGTTGCAGGACTACAATCGTCCCAACCCGCTCCCCACGTTCCTGGTCGAAGCCAATTACGAGTTTGAGAACCTGCAAGGGCCGGTCACCACGGCGCCGATACTTCGCAAGCAGGAATACTGGACCATGACCAGCGGCGCATGTGGCCAGATGTATGGCAACGGTTACACCTGGCCGTTCAAGAGCGGATGGCAGGGCAACCTCGACACGCCCGGCGCGACCCAGATTGGTTACCTGAAACAATTTTTCGAAGCCCGGGCCTGGCATCTGTTGGTCCCGGACACCAATCACACGATTGTCACCTCGGGCTACGGCACGTTTGCCAGCACCGGGCACGTGTCCGATAACGACTATCTGACCGCTGCGCGCACGCCCGATGGGAGTCTCATCGTTATCTACACACCGGTCGTCCGCCAGTTCACCGTGGACATGTCAAGATCGGGCGCAGCCGCGACAACGCGCTGGTTCGATCCGAGCAGCGGCACTTTTGTGCCGATCAGCGGGTCGCCGTTCGCCAACAGCGGCACCCGTGACTTCACGCCGCCCGGCAACAACACCGACGGCGACGGAGGATGGGTGCTGGTGCTGGAAACAAATCCTCCGCCCGACCCCCCGCCACCGCCGCCCCAGCCGAAATTCGTCCAGCAGAATTACGCCACGCCGCAAACGCCGCAAACACAGGTTTCAGTCCTTTATCCCAACGCGCAAACCGCCGGCAATGCCAACATTCTCGCCATCGGCTGGAACGACACGAACGCCTTCATCAACGCCGTCAGCGATTCCGCCGGGAATGTTTACCAGGGCGCCGTCCCGCTTTTCCGGGGCGATGGAATGAGTCAGGCCGTTTATTTTGCCGTCAACATCCCGGGCGGCACCAACGCAGTCACGGTGGCGTTTGACCGGCCCGCCGCTTTTATTGACCTCCGCGTGACTGAATACTCCGGCCTGCGCCGGACAAACGTCGTTGACGCGGGGTCGTCCGCCGCCGGCATCGGCGCGAGCGCGGACAGCGGGTCGCTGAACACCACCTCCACCAATGATCTTCTTTTTGCCGCGGGGATGACGGCGACAACCTTCACCGCCCCGGGAAGCGGATTCACCCAACGGGTGATCACCCTGCCGGATGCGGACATCGTCGCAGACAAGGTGTCGGCGGCGGTAGGCGCCTACAACGCATCGGCCACATTGAGTTCCGGCGCGTGGCTGATGCAGTTGGCAGCCTTCAAACCGGCGCTCCCTCCCGACGCGCCCGTGTTGCGCGCTTTCCTGACCTCCTCAAACACCGTTGCCATTTCCTGGCCCTCCTCGTCCGCGGGATTTATTCTCCAGTCCGCGGACAGTTTCAGCGCGGCGAACTGGCTGCCGGCCACTGAACTCGTGGGAACCAACAACAGCCAGTTTGAAACCTTGGTGCTCTTGAGCCGGACTGAACGTTATTTTCGGTTGTTGAAGCCCTGA
- a CDS encoding DUF1080 domain-containing protein, which yields MNMNLVPARCARAIAVGCLFSVAYLQAQESPALPKAVIDGTAPGWRVMGEEDFVNVNCATNTWTWTNGFVHCTGRPIGVIRTKKIHTNFELVAQWRHLQSGGNSGIFLWATPESIAALEKGNGRLPTGIEVQVLDHGYTEQYEKQSGKKADWFTTNGDVFPTGSTTMQPFPPVSPDGRRSFPRKNLSKGVGEWNHYYVRAINGEVRLWVNGEEVSGGTKVRPPTGYLCLESEGAPVDFREIRIRELP from the coding sequence ATGAACATGAACCTCGTTCCGGCCCGTTGCGCTCGCGCGATCGCGGTGGGCTGCCTCTTTTCCGTTGCCTACTTGCAGGCGCAGGAATCCCCGGCACTGCCCAAAGCGGTCATCGACGGTACTGCGCCCGGCTGGCGCGTGATGGGTGAGGAAGACTTCGTGAACGTCAACTGCGCCACCAACACGTGGACCTGGACAAACGGGTTTGTCCATTGCACCGGCAGGCCCATCGGAGTGATCCGCACGAAAAAAATCCACACCAATTTCGAACTGGTCGCCCAATGGCGTCATTTGCAATCCGGCGGCAACTCGGGGATTTTTCTCTGGGCCACTCCCGAGTCAATCGCCGCGTTGGAAAAGGGAAATGGTCGGCTGCCAACCGGCATCGAGGTGCAGGTGCTCGATCACGGTTATACGGAACAATACGAGAAGCAGTCCGGGAAAAAGGCCGACTGGTTCACGACGAACGGAGACGTGTTCCCGACCGGGTCCACCACCATGCAGCCGTTTCCTCCCGTGTCACCGGATGGCCGGCGGAGTTTTCCGCGGAAGAATCTCAGCAAGGGTGTCGGCGAGTGGAACCACTATTACGTGCGCGCCATCAATGGCGAGGTCCGCCTGTGGGTGAATGGCGAAGAGGTGTCCGGGGGCACCAAGGTTCGTCCGCCAACCGGCTATCTTTGCCTGGAGTCCGAAGGTGCGCCGGTCGATTTCAGGGAGATCCGGATCCGCGAGTTGCCGTGA
- a CDS encoding phospholipase D-like domain-containing protein: MNWLDHLAEFWPHIVAVFGFLASLFASIHAVLNKRDSRAAALWLGFIWLLPVLGPLLYLALGVNRIRRRALSLRMGRAGSDASPRPIPRDMGEPHRLEAEHLRMLARVVDRVATRPSVAGNHIQALVNGDQAFPAMLAAIEEATISVSLATYIFDNDPSGNQFAEALGRAVKRGVQVRVLIDDAGARYSWPSIVGKLKRAGVPVARFLPTLAPWRLTTINLHNHRKLLVADGRIGFTGGINIRAGNVLAAKPRRPVQDLHFKVEGPVVTQLQEAFADDWAFCTKEVLAGDAWFPALKECGKVIARVITDGPEVDLDKLRWTLLGALSCAQSSVRILTPYFLPDQSLITALNLAVLRGVQVDIILPRVSNLPYVRWASRAMWWQVLERGCRIWLTPPPFDHSKLMIVDNHWVFLGSANWDPRSLRLNFELNVECYGRDFAAEMDAIVQNKLRGAKPVTLEEVDGRSLPVRLRDGVARLFTPYL; this comes from the coding sequence ATGAACTGGCTCGATCATCTCGCGGAATTTTGGCCTCACATCGTAGCTGTCTTCGGCTTTCTCGCGTCACTGTTCGCCTCGATCCACGCCGTGCTCAACAAACGCGATTCGCGCGCGGCTGCGCTGTGGCTCGGGTTCATCTGGCTGCTGCCGGTCCTCGGGCCGCTGCTTTACCTGGCGCTGGGCGTGAATCGCATCCGACGCCGCGCCCTCTCGTTGCGGATGGGCCGGGCAGGCAGCGATGCAAGTCCGAGGCCGATTCCCCGTGACATGGGCGAACCGCATCGCCTCGAAGCGGAGCATTTGCGGATGCTGGCGCGCGTGGTGGACCGCGTCGCCACGCGACCGTCGGTTGCCGGCAACCACATTCAAGCACTCGTGAACGGCGACCAGGCTTTTCCCGCGATGCTCGCCGCCATCGAGGAAGCCACCATCTCCGTTTCGCTGGCGACCTACATCTTTGACAATGACCCTAGCGGGAACCAATTCGCCGAAGCGTTGGGCCGGGCCGTGAAGCGTGGCGTGCAGGTGCGTGTGCTGATTGACGATGCGGGCGCGCGTTATTCCTGGCCTTCCATTGTCGGCAAACTGAAACGGGCGGGCGTGCCGGTCGCGCGATTTCTCCCGACGCTCGCTCCGTGGCGGCTGACGACCATAAATCTCCACAACCACCGGAAACTTCTCGTGGCCGATGGCCGGATCGGGTTCACCGGCGGCATCAACATCCGCGCGGGCAACGTTCTGGCGGCCAAACCGCGCCGGCCCGTGCAGGACCTGCACTTCAAAGTCGAAGGTCCCGTGGTGACGCAGTTGCAGGAAGCCTTCGCCGATGACTGGGCGTTCTGCACCAAAGAAGTCCTCGCGGGCGACGCGTGGTTCCCGGCATTAAAGGAGTGCGGCAAGGTGATCGCGCGGGTTATCACCGACGGGCCGGAGGTGGACCTCGACAAGTTGCGCTGGACGTTGCTCGGCGCGTTGTCTTGCGCTCAATCCTCCGTGCGGATTCTCACGCCCTACTTTTTGCCCGACCAATCGCTCATCACGGCGCTGAACCTGGCCGTCCTGCGCGGCGTGCAGGTGGATATTATTTTGCCCCGCGTGAGCAACCTGCCCTATGTGCGGTGGGCGTCACGCGCGATGTGGTGGCAGGTGCTCGAACGCGGCTGCCGCATCTGGCTGACGCCCCCGCCGTTCGACCACTCCAAACTGATGATCGTGGACAATCACTGGGTGTTCCTGGGGTCGGCCAACTGGGACCCGCGCAGTCTCCGGCTCAATTTCGAGTTGAACGTGGAATGTTACGGACGCGATTTCGCAGCCGAGATGGACGCGATCGTGCAAAACAAATTGCGTGGGGCGAAACCGGTCACGCTCGAAGAAGTGGACGGCCGCTCGCTGCCTGTGCGATTGCGCGACGGTGTAGCGCGTCTCTTCACGCCGTATTTGTAA